The genomic window tttttttttaatttacctACAGGCTTTTTACCTAAAGCCTTAACTGTAACTGTTTATAATTCTTCAGGCCATCAATTCATTAAGTATTCCCAcataaaaatgatgattttatcagaacaaaaaacatctgaaaattCATTTAACTCAGTCTTAACTAAAGTAATACGTCATAGTCTGTAATCTGTCCCCCTCAGTCATCTTTCTATTAAATTAGCACTGAGGGTCTCAAGGATGATTCTGCCTCTAGGATTTACTGTTTGTTGTTCTACACAGAGACATTCACATCCTGCTACCAAGGGGTTAGCACCAGACATATATTTAGAGGCTCTTTTAGAGaaaatgagggaggaaaaacagggtACCCTCATGTAAAAGTGTACTCTCCTTTTGAAAAGATGAACAGAATGAGTGAGATAGATCAAAACACATGTTAACAGCTGCAGTGGGAGCTACCTGATAGGTTTCATGAGATTGTTGAAGAGGGTGAAATGAGGTGTGATTGGAGTAACTTTTGATCTAGGTATGATTGAAAAACATACACCTTATTTTCTGATATTCAAATAGTTTCTTCCAGCTCAGTTAATGAACATTAGGTGCAGTTGAATATTACTGATATAACGTCGGCTACAATTTAAATTTTACTGAACTGTTGCCTTGTCGCGTCCCACTACCTCGAGTATGCAGAAATCCAGTGTTTTCAGCCGCTTCAATCTCAAAGGGGTATCCATAAAtaggaaaaaaatcagttttttttttcgtgggtAAACTCCGGATGTGTTTGCGGGAAATCATGCGGACATACACATAAGAAAcggtattctctctctctctctctctctctctctctttctctctctctctctctaacatcaCCATGCCCCGCCTCCTCACCGCTTCGCGAGCGGTATAATAAGCAACTTGCGGACGACTGCAGCATCATTTTATCGACATGACCAGACTGAGCACACAGAAGATGGAAGCAAATATTGTTGTGTTGGGAACAGATAACGTTGGAAAATCTGGTAAGCATAAACTAATATCGTTCCCAACACTGTTTAGcacaatgtttattttcatgtatttgAAGGATTATTTGTAGGATTTTACCTAGTTGGACAGCGAGCTAAATTTTGTACTACTCCGTATGGAAAAGTTGTGATCAAcgtgtgttgtgttatatttcagCACTAACGGTCCGCTTCCTAACACGAAGGTTCATCGGAGAATATGGAGACATTGGTAAATTTCGTTGTTTATTATTCTGCTGTTGTATCATCTTTTGCACTTCACTTTAAGGTGTAAAGACAATGAAGATAGTGActgaatttctctttctttctcgctctctttcgctttctctctctttctctgttttttccccagagTCCATCTACAGTCACAATGTCATTGTGGATGGAAGGGAGCAAACTCTCAATATATGGGATTCACCTTATACTCAGGTAATTTCTTTGGCcataaaaacaaatagcaaTGTTCCGCCCTGTGTGGTATTTAGCTAGCAATGCATTCCACTGTTTTATATCACAACAACGGCACGTTTCTGACTAAAAATAATAGTGAAAGTTTATCATTTCCGAACAATCTTAAAGCTCCTAAATGTCcgaccatctttttttttttggttcaaagAGATGAATGCTGACATGtattatttgaaaatgttgagAAACTTCTCTCCCAAACAAATGGCTCTTTCTTCGCAGATCTCAGATTGTTTGATAATCAGTACCGTCATTGTTGTTCAGTAGGCTGAAATACTTTCATAGTATGTGATACCCAGATTATGGACGAGGATACAGACCTGAGAATGAATGCCTTCAATTTTCTTCCTTACTCCAGGACCTGTCCACCGAGTCTTCCCTATGTGAAAAGAGGGTCCAGTGGGCAGATGGTTTTGTCCTGGTTTACAGCATCTGTGATCGGGCCAGTTTCAACACCGTCACCAGGCTCATTCAGACCATTAAGACCACCAAAGACTACCTGGGCTTGGAAAAGGTGCCAATTGTCATTGTGGGCAACAAGCGGGACCTGCATCATCGTCGCACCGTCCTGAGTGAGGAGGGTCGTCTCCTGGCCCTAGCTGCAGACTGCCAGTTCTATGAGGTCTCTGCAGCGGAGAACTATCACAGCGTCCTGATGGTGTTCCATGGCCTGGTGGACCGTATCCGGGAGTCCAGATCAGTCATGAAGAAGCCAGCGGGCATCAAGAGCATCGTGAAGAGCATGTCGGCTGTGTTTGCACGGAAAAGGACTGATTCATTGTGAGCTCTACTGAAACAGCTGAAGATCACCTTATCAGCACGGTCTGATATGACCTGTTTTCCCATACCAGCGAGACAGGCTGGGAATCTCTTCACGGTCCGCAGGCTAATTTGGGGCGGTTTGGGCTCCATGGAGTGCCGTTGGACTTGGGGCTATGGATGCAGGACAGCGGCATGGTCAAACAACAGTGTGCAGTAGTAGAAATTCAGAGTTGAATTCTGTTACGCTGTTTTGGTGGTAGCTGCTTTGAAGAGATTATGGAGAATCTCACagcctgaagagagagagaaaacactttgCATTGCTTATACAGAACTACAACTGTTAATTATTCCCCTTGAGAATCCTGTGATTTGATATATATTTGGAGAAAACTGTCAAGGCAACGGACAACATATTGACAAAAATGAGACGTGTTCGAACTGCACTGTGCATTATTGTTTTAACAGTGCATGGTCTGGtagatggaaaaagaagaaatctcATACACTGTTAATATTTTCTAATCTGAATCTTCCCTTaataacactacaaacacacacacacacacacacacatagaaacacactaGCAGTAACAAAGTGTTACAAACTTTGTGGTATGACTGCAGGGGAGGTATCATGTGACATCTTCCTAACGTCATCTGCCAGGATCTTTATATAGAACTAAGATAATAATGTTTAGTCTGCTACTTGCCAGAAGACTGTGAAATCAAGGATATCTTTTCTCTCGAATCTTAAAACACTTAGTATGGAGCATCTCTCAGATTAATTCACAAGAGATGGCTGAAGACACCACATAAAATTAAATTATCTGAGCACTATTGCTGTGTTGTATGCCACATTGGTGTTTTTGGCTGTGTAAGCATTTCATAAAATAGACATTATGTcaaactgtggagtgactgacgtctttctcacacaaacaatattCACTTTCTACTTCATATCTAACCTGATACCGTGAAAACTGACAAAATCCATGGAATACAGACAACAAATGATACAACAATAGCAATGATTGGCAACGGTTAGGTGCTTCAAGTCGGGTTTCTTCCCTGTTAACAAATCTGGAAACCTTAATGTTACCAGAttctggaccccccccccccccccagagcaACATCTCTCCTATCAGGTTAATAGcaaagggaaaaacacaaaaaagacacagacaacagCACCATAGCCAAACAAACATGTTCAGGGTTGGGAGAGTACTGTCAAGGATTAGGTCTGTACAATGCCAATGCCATAAATGAATGATAtgtttgtgtactgtgtaaTATATTCAAACAAAGACCTGTGTTATATTTCTTCTGTAAATGCGCAATAAAATTAAACCAATCTAACATTTAATCTGTCGGTCTTTAATGAAGTTGGCTGTAATATTGACATGATCAATGTCAGTATGACATTTATTTACttcaatgggttttttttttaatactttaatgGATCATCTCACTCTTGCCATTCACAGAAGAATATATTCAAGCCTTTGCCTCAAAGACCGAAAGAAAAGCATCAAACAGACTTCATAAATAGGCAAGATTTTATTGAGAAAATCTTTTGTTCAAACCTGTAATGACTTAAATGACCAACACACATGAGAAATATTAACCTGTATGAAAAATTGCATTGCATGACAAACTGCATCCAGTTAATTGCAGCTGTTTCCATTCATGAGGTATTGAAACCCATAGCGCAATGTTCATTTGGATATTAAGCTTCTAACCACATACAGAAGAACTACACAGTATTTAAGAGTTAAGCATGCTATGTGAATCAAAAAATAGACAGACATACTAACTTCTCAAAAGGTAAAGACAGTTTTCATCTACACATACAATGACATTTCCACATTTCTGTTACACTCTTAAACATCCATGTTCATTTCCTGCACTAAACATTTCATCACATCTATCTCTGGCATTTTGGCAACATATTCCACTAAAGTTTACTATTTACCCCACGTTTGTTGAGTTTGATTATAAAGTTTCACAATAAATTCAATAATCATCCCTTTCTCTGCACACTTTCATGTTTGCTTCTATCTCTGAGAAATACATTGCTTAGCCATGAAGTAAAAACATGCTGTATCAGGAGAGTAAAATTTCTGTGAGATGGGAACAGACAGTGAGCAGGAAAAGCCTTTCAGCATTTACATTTTCCTGTTCATGCAATTATGATTTCTTACAAGATTCTTCAGCTACATGTCTACAGTCAAATATGCTGTAGCACTGCCTGAAAGAAAATGGTGTGGCTTAaatgtgtatctgtatttttGCGTGTAAATTTTCAcatagttgtgtttttttttccccaaaatgcTGCTGTTTGGTAAAGGATCTTATGTTTAATAAACAAAGTTTTAAGCAAAATTTCAAACATTTGTATTATCCCTCTGCGGTGCTCAAGCTGTACTTGGTGACATATACCATGTAAATGCACAAGGGAACCTATGACCTTATGTCTGTCTGACCTCCTCTTATGGGGCTGTCAGTTGGTACACTCCTATGTGAGCCCCCATGCGCCATCTTCTGATGAACTGGAATCTGTTTCACGACTTTTTTCTGGAGCTGTTGAGACTCCTCAGATATCTGAGGCTCCTCAACTTCACCTCCCAGTGTTGACTGGGGCTGGGTAGGAGAGGAACCTGGCCTGTCTTCTGCTTCATTGTTCTCTGTTGTCTGAGGGCTTTCGGACTGGttcttccctgtctctttctctttctctgggctGGGGGTCTCCACAATCTGCTTGGAAGGACGCCTGGGAATCTGcttccaaagaaaacaaacccatCCATTTGTCATTTCAACACAGCTGCTGtgcgagagagaaagtgtataAAATCAGCAGAATCCTAACTTTGAATGTTTATGATTGTAAATAAACAAGGTACAGAGATGGAATTTTTGGAAGCAATGACAGTTTGACAGTTATGGAGAAAGAAAGCTCATGAAACTAATATCAGTGTAAAAACTGGAGACATTGAATACGTTGAATACGTGTGAATACGTGTTGAATACGTGTGATATTGATGATTCACTGAATGGTTCTATGGCACTAAATGTCCTGTCTTGTAGGTACAATCCTTTCCTTTGTGAGGAACATTCACAAAGTTTTCCCCTTTTACAGTTGATCATTAATATTCCCTGGCAGACGCTGCTGGCCTTACAATATCAATTCTGTTCCAAGCACCATCCTCTAACTAGAACACTGGAAACCTATTATTTCCGGAATGGCAGGCTCCctgtgtggggagggggttaTTAGAGTTTTTTCTCCTTACAAGCAGAGAAATTCCACTCTGCAACTAGGAGACGGGATTCCTAAAGCAGGCTATCTGGCTATCTGTCCCTCTCCTACAACAGTGCCACTGAACTTGAGCTGACCTTCTCAGAGGCAAGAGGGTAGATGACCTTGCTCTTCTCTCACACTTCTCCAGAGGCCTTCACGGTGTATGCCGGCAGCTGGCCAGAAGACCTAAGAGGAAAAGCTGGAGCCAGACCTACTGGAATCTCCTGCTTTTGTCTAGATGTTTCAGGGGATAGCCAACAGGCCCGTGCCAGGGGTTAATGAGGGAGGAATGGTTCTGTCTGCGACCTAAAACAGCTTTTTGTCTCATGGATTGACCCCTAAGGACTACTCCTCAGCAGGACACTAAAGCTATAAAGCTCTTGTACGATGGAAACCTCATAGCTGTCAAACAAGTCAACCCTTCATTCGGTTGAAGGCAAActgagaagggaaaaaaaaagattcggTATTTGATGTGTATGTGGATTTTCAATTGTGTTTTAAAAGGTTGGAGCTGCTGCTACAGCTGACACTACTGATCAAAAACAGAGCTTTAGCACTTGCAAGGGGTAATCAGCTACAATTATTGACGGAGTACATGTATAACATcatggaaaacacacaaagtggATCAACTGGCTTAAATCTCTCTCCCTGATTTGAGACTAGGAGCAGATGTGGCATGTGAGTCTTGAGGAACTTATCTACTGAAGTGCGTGTAAAGAATGGTAAACTCTCAGTTTAACTGGAGTAAAAACGCCGTGTGGCTATCTTTTGGTTCACTTGAATGACTCTCTGGAGCCCTTTATGCAATATAGACGTTTAACAAGCCTAAACCCATCACcatctctcttgtctctcttttgctgATAAACCCTCATTATAGGGAAACAAAAGACACTCCGAGACTAAacaacacaagcacatgcaccaCTTGACGGTGAAATCAGTCCAGGAACGTGACCAAGTTTCATCTAAACTATTCAATACATCTTAAATTGTGCAGGCGAATGCAagacagatcagagagagaactCAAGGGTAAAGATTGTGAACAAGATAGGGATAGCCACTTGAACTTTAAGTTGTTCTGACACTTGTAGCTTGGAATAGTTGCATATAAATCATCAATCAGAGAAAAGGTCCTACTTATAGCCTTTTTTGATCAAGAAGAGTATTTCTTGTTATGTCTTGTTAGTGCCTAGTGGGCACTTTAATTCAGATTCAGGACAGCTCTGCCTACTGTGTTCTTCTTATTCTGATGTAAGTGTCCACTCTTGTCTCTTTCAA from Chanos chanos chromosome 2, fChaCha1.1, whole genome shotgun sequence includes these protein-coding regions:
- the LOC115805967 gene encoding ras-related and estrogen-regulated growth inhibitor-like protein → MTRLSTQKMEANIVVLGTDNVGKSALTVRFLTRRFIGEYGDIESIYSHNVIVDGREQTLNIWDSPYTQDLSTESSLCEKRVQWADGFVLVYSICDRASFNTVTRLIQTIKTTKDYLGLEKVPIVIVGNKRDLHHRRTVLSEEGRLLALAADCQFYEVSAAENYHSVLMVFHGLVDRIRESRSVMKKPAGIKSIVKSMSAVFARKRTDSL